AAGTGGATGCCGTGCTATCATTTGCATCAATTGTGCTGTCGAACAGTGTAATCTGGATATCGAGACGAACCACGTAGTGCGTATCTTCATCACATCTTCCTTGCAACCCAGAACACTGGGCGATAGGTGTTCTGTAACATGCTCCTGGGATTTGAAATATACCCAGTTCCAGGTGTATTCGACTCTTGCTTCTCGACCGTGAAACCCAGATGCTCTACTAATGCCAGAACTTCGTCGTTTGTCAGCTCAACAGAACCTGGATCGCCAATCCCCGCATCTTGAACATGGGTGTGCTTCTGCTTCTCACCGCTGTCGACTCCTTTGGTAGATCCTTGAGATGCTTGGTGCCACAGAAGAGGCCCAACGTTAATCCACAGACCACCTGTTTTGAGACAGTTGCGTACAGCCTCAATGTATCGGATAACGTTGGGCGCGGTGTCGATGAAGAACACCGTAGCAACAACGTCGAAGACATTGCTGTAGTCCAAGGAGTTGTATAAGACGCAGAAGTCGCCTGTCGACATGCTCATTCGTTCGTGGGCAGGAAGTTTTGATTCCTGTGCCGTTGCTAGTGCAGTGCCCGGATGTACATCAGGAACTGCGAAAGTTTGGAATTGGTCGGCACGAGAGAGATGATTCGAGCAGCTCAGGGCGAAAGGAGCAATAGTGAACTCTCCAGCTCGTTGAGTGTGGTTCAGTATTAGAGAGCTTGCCATCAATTCGTGATACGATATCTCATTTCCCTCGACGCTGAAGCCAGCTTGACATATATCGAACACAGAACGACCTAAGCCGGCGCCGGGGACTAAAACCTTGAGATCTGATCTGTCGATATCGGGCGCTTTCCCCAGCCTACACGCAAACTCTGCGTGCAATACTTCCAGGACTGGACCAAAACACTTTTCTCGTTCAACGCTGCCCTCGGCACTCCAATCCCGGTAGAATTGATTGATGCAGCTTCTTGCTTTGTCCATGTCATTCTGGGTAGTTTGGACTTTCAGGTTGTCCATGACGATTGAAAAGATTCGATACTCGTCATGAGCATGTCTCTCTGGAACGATTGATGCTACCCAATCACTGTCAATGGTAGGAGCAATGAAACCCTTAAAGCCAGCCATGAATATGGCCTCAGCTAGCTCAGAATTTCTATCGATAAGATCGTCCATCTTGTTTAGAGACTCTAGTACTGAGAAGGGGGGCTTCGATAGAAGTGTCCAGTGTTTCTGAGGCAGAGAGTAGAATGCTTGCCGGCGTACGTGGGTGCCATTGAAGTGTGCTAAGCGGCGGTATGACCTGACACAATTTAGCACTAGTAATAAATATTGAAACGAAAGAAAGGTACCGGAAGGAGTCAAGAACTGAGAGAAGATGCTGTTTTTCCTCCGGGTCTGACAAAGGATCGAAATCTCCCTCCCACTCTCTAGTCTCCATGTTGACCTCATCCATGCTGAGTGGGGTGATTGTTCCTTCTTCCTTTTCACCAGAGCAAAGTTCTTTTGACGCTGTCAATGTTGACTTGGCACCTTGTGTCAAATGTCGAGTTTGGTAGACAAAAGATGGTGTCGCGTGGGGTACGTCCGTGCGCTGAGAGGAAGCCTTGGTGGGGTGAACTCAAGCTCGCCAACATCATCAGTATAGCGCATTTACACGGCACAATGGCTACCTCTCTTACAAACGGCGACGCGTCACATGCGTCTGTTGAGGTTTCATTCCCTCTACCAAAAGCACCACGCACCGACATCAACCTCCAGCTTCGCGACAACGGTCCAAACATCACAGTCTTCCTCACCACATCTACGCCTGATTCGGCATCTTCAGTGCCTCTGGGCTCGTTGGTGTATGCTATGCCAAATGTATGAACATACTCTGACGCTCTGTATCTGGCGAAAGCTGACAAGAGTATGTAGAGGACTACGGCAAGCCAGCCTCTCAGCACACCTCTCTTTACCCACAGCGCAACGCTCGACTTCACTACACGACTCTCTAAAGTACTCGCTCGCAGGACCGGGAAGCCCATATATGTCAGCAGTTCAATGAGCTTCGCAAACACCGGCATGGGAGGCACAGTCGAGGAAGAGATGGAAGGCTTCAGGCGTGTTGTCGAAGTCGTCATGGGCTTTCTAAACAACGAGAAGGAGACAGTGAAGTAGGAGGAGAACATTAAGGTTGCAAACATGAGGGCGAGGTTCTGAGACAACTCCACGACGATCACGTACAGCGGTCGATTGGACGGCTGAAAAAGCCAGCCACCAAGATATGAACACCTCCCAACGACCCAAGAAAAGGCTCATGCGATTGATGACTATGATCGCAGAAGGCTAGTTGGGAGGACAGAGAAGCACACGGAAGAGAATTGCTACAGGATGACTTTCGTGCACCACGAGTAATTTCAAGACACATATCGTTAGAGGACCGGACCGCCTACCCCGTCAGCGCGCTCGGCCCAATAACTTTCACCCAAGGCTGGAGCTGTACCCCCGCATGAGCTCTTGAGTTGAATCAAGTTGCTCCTTGGCATACTGATCCGCTTCCTCAGACTTTCTGGGCTCTCATCACCCTCAAAATCAGAGGCGAACTTGGATTTGCTGGAGTCGAGCACTACTTTAGCGATCTGGTCGAGGGGACTCATCAGCAAACCTGGGTGCTGTGCCTTTGGTATGCCTTGGGTGTTTTGGAGTTGCTGGGGTCTGCCACTGACACCACTGGCAGACATGTTGATGGATAGGTTGAATAGCATTGGTGAAGTGTGTACCGGAATTTTACAAGTTGATGAAGAGACAAAAGAGAAAGGAAAGTACGCACCTTCGTACATCTTTCAACACTTTCCAATGCTGTCCGCTGTCATATTACACCGTTGATCACATCTTATTTCCTTGCTCGAAACCGAGGTGTTTGGCAATCGAGGCCAACATCAGATGCGGATGATCCGGTAATCACCCTGCTATGCTGTGTCCATAGCTTAATATCTATGCTCCGACAAGAATCATCAACGTTGCCAGTCCATTGCTGCAGATGTAGATACCACTGCAGTTGAACCTGCTCTAGCTGCTGAAAACTGTCAGAGAACCTACATGAACAATGCCAAATTTCGAAGAGCTCAGGCTCATGACGGAGGAATTAGATCAATGCTAGAGTGCGCGCAGTAAAGATGTTCACTCATGACACAGCACAGTAGCCCCCAATCTGCTACCTTATCCGAAGCTAGCAATCAAGACAGGCTGAAATAAGCGACCAAAGTTTCTCGATGAGCCTCAGATGTCTGACACTGATGTCACGCCGTTTCGTGGCCAGAGACCCTCACACTTGCACAGTTCGTAATTGTCGTGACCTGTATATGGGCATTCTTACAAGATGAAGGAAATAAATCTAGCAAAACGATATTCACGAAAAGCCCTCCAAAGTAAGACATGCATGGCGGTTGCAGGGCAAAAGAGCATGATGTGGTTGCTCACTAGCCTCGCGCATACTAAATTCTACAACGAGAAGCAAAGGTGCACTTATTTAGTCAACAGGATGTCAAATTTTGGCTTCTGAACGCTTTATTTCTGCATCTGTAGAATGAGGTGGGTTATCCTGTAAATCCGATAATTCTCCCGAAGACCGCTGTTACCGGCCACCGATCGCCTGTGCTGTATCGCACCAATCTACCGTCTTACTCAGACTCGATGACTCTTCCACCAAACACGCACCCTCATCCTTCGTCCATCTTAGGCAGCGACGCTCGAGCCCGGACCTTCTTCACACGAGCCAATAGCTCCAGCATGTCGAAGTCCCCAGGCGTGCATCAAGCCGCTTCAAGTCGCCCTTCCACTCTCTTCCATTCTCTTGTACGTGCGCCAGAGTCCTAGGGCTGAGCTCTTTTGGACCGATCCAACACCACTTTCAAGGCAGCCCAGCCCAGCTGCCTGAAGGATGATTTCACTGCTACGAGTCCGAGCTCAGTTTGTCCCACGCCTCCGGCAGGCTCCCAGAGTCAGGTTGTTGTCTGACAAGCAAGGCTTTTTCTTTGCCGTAACCGAGATAGTCTTGCATTGATGCGCTTCATATACGCCAAGTGTCCAGGGGGTAGATATGTGTTGATGATGGCGGACACGAAAGCAGCAGGTCGTGATCACGCTGTCGTCGTGTTCATAATGCGTAACTTCGTGATCGATTCAATCGCAGGGCAATAAGTGATTGagaggagagaagagagcaTAGATGAGAGGAGACGTGCTTTGAACAGCATGAACAAAGAACCATCATGGATATCCAAAGTCATCGAAGCCATCGAAAAGGTCTGTCACCACCTTCATCATGGGCTCGAAAAGGCTTACTTCATCGCCTGGCTCGCCACCAAAGATACGAAGTTGTTGGTTCTCCATCGCTTTCGCTCTCTCCTGCTCAAATTGAAGTCGGCTCTGCCATGCGAAATATGTTTGGTGCCAGTGGTCTGCGGATATATTTGCGATAGGTGCGTGTACCAGTGGATAGGAAGAAGCCAGAGTCGATTGCGAGGAGGTTGTATCGACCGAATTACTGCGGAAATGATGCATGTTTGGAATTGCGTTGCTGCTGTCCCGATGGCGAGGCCTACTCCTTGTTCGCTTTCTGTTGTGGCGTTTGCCCATTTTGTGAAGTGTTTTGTATTTTGAGTGTTTTGGAGATGCAAGAAGACAAAATGCGACAAAAGACAACGAAAAGTCGCCCCGCAGAGCGAAGACTCCTAATAGTGGGGTGATGGACAGGAGAGTGCCTTACCTTATATACGGGTAGATGCGGAAGACGCAATTACTTCACGATGCCAGATCATGCCTACAACAGTCAGGAGGCTGCAGTGACTCAGACACCAGAATGGTGCAAGACAGGAAATGCTGGCGTGACACCGGGGAGGGACCCGCAAATGATCCGTGACGGCGCGTGATTGGCCTGCTGATGGATGATGTGGCGAAGCCGATACCGCTCCCCCAGGGAGTCATGAACATCAACACCAGCCAACCCGTGGCTTTGAACAAACTTATTTTTCTTTCGACTCACAGCGATGACAATACTGCGTGTTTCGACAGAAGGGCGCATATACAAGACGATGACACAAGACGCCGGAGTTCTTCTTGGGTGGCCTTTAATCTTCTGGCACCTTCTATGACGCTGCACGGATCACGGACAGTGGAAGGAGGCGACCATCATAACCGGAACACGTCAAGTCAGGCTTCACCCCTTTGTCTACTGGGCTTCTACAGTATTCTGTGGTCATTATCGATTGTTTCAAGGTACTCAAGGGAAGAGACGGAATGCTGCCTAAGACCATAAAACGTTGTCAGGTTGTCGCATGGTACTCCCTAGTACCCAAGTGGGCTGTCAACCCAGCACAGTCCTGCCCATGTCGCATTTG
This genomic window from Ascochyta rabiei chromosome 11, complete sequence contains:
- a CDS encoding Carnosine N-methyltransferase, which translates into the protein MDEVNMETREWEGDFDPLSDPEEKQHLLSVLDSFRSYRRLAHFNGTHVRRQAFYSLPQKHWTLLSKPPFSVLESLNKMDDLIDRNSELAEAIFMAGFKGFIAPTIDSDWVASIVPERHAHDEYRIFSIVMDNLKVQTTQNDMDKARSCINQFYRDWSAEGSVEREKCFGPVLEVLHAEFACRLGKAPDIDRSDLKVLVPGAGLGRSVFDICQAGFSVEGNEISYHELMASSLILNHTQRAGEFTIAPFALSCSNHLSRADQFQTFAVPDVHPGTALATAQESKLPAHERMSMSTGDFCVLYNSLDYSNVFDVVATVFFIDTAPNVIRYIEAVRNCLKTGGLWINVGPLLWHQASQGSTKGVDSGEKQKHTHVQDAGIGDPGSVELTNDEVLALVEHLGFTVEKQESNTPGTGYISNPRSMLQNTYRPVFWVARKM